The genomic stretch CAGTAAGGGCTCACATGAAGGTGAGCGCCAAGCACCCGCCAGCCAACCTTTTCCCTGCGGAAAAAGGCACAGGCGCCGGGGCTTTTTATCTTTGCGGAATCATAGCTCTGCAACTTCGCCTATACTACCCGCAATTTCCGCTAGAATCGTAAAGTGAACCCATTCGATGACGAAGACTGTTTTTGACCTCATCAAAGCCCTGCTGAATGCCACACTGCTGTTGTTGGCGCTCTGCCTGTTTCTGGGCTGGCAACTCTTTGCCTCGGCCCATGATGTGGCAGATCGGTTGGGAGAAATCGGCACGCGTTTTGTGCCGGTTCAGACACAGTTGCAACGGATGAATGAGGAAATTTCAGCCTTGAACCTGGCCCTGAGCCAATCTGACACCCCGGACAGTACAGAGATGCGGTTGCGGCTCGCCAGATTGGAAGAGCAGCTGACGGGACTGAAAGAAGAAACCAAGTCCATCAGTGAACTGCCGGAGCAGGTGGTCACAGCTGCGGTCAAGACTGCGGCGATGGCTTTTTCAGATCAGATTGCCGCACATCTGCCGCGGCTTGAGAGCTGCCGCCCAAGTTCCGCAGCGCTGCTGCACTAACACCCCAAGACCCAGGCAAACAGTGACACCCCCGCAAGGGGTAAGCTGGGGCGCCAGATGCCCGCGCGCCAAAAGGCCGGGAGCAACGCAAGCGCTGCCCCCCAAGGCCTTGACGCCTTAGCCCGTCGCCTGCAGGTTCCGCACGGTGGCACCATAGCCACCGCCACTCACGTAGTCACGCTCAGGTTCGGTACTGTGGCGCAGCAATGCCTCGTTGCGGTAGGGGAAACGTCCAAATAGGCGGATCACTTCCCGGTGGGCACGGGCGTGCAACATATTGGACTCGCCGCTTTCTGGCATCCGTTCCTTCATCAGGCGCACACAACGCTCCTGATCGCAAAGGTTTTCGGAATGCATCAACGGCATGTAAAAAAACTGACGCGCCGGTTCGTCAATCTTCATATCCCATTTTCTCTGGATGGCGTTCTTGGCAGCACTGAGTGCCATACGATCAGAACGGAACGCCGCGCCGGTGCCGCGAAACATGTTGCGCGGGAACTGATCCATCAAGATGATATAGGCCAATGTCCCAGACGGATAGGTCAGCCACAGGGAAAACTTACCCTCACAGGCTGCGTCCCAGGTCTCCTTGAACCGCGTTGTAATGGTCTCATCCAGCGCCTCATCGCTCAGATACCAACCTTTTTCGCCAACTTCATCCAACCAGAACTTCAGGATATCTTCGGGCCCGTACATTGGTCCATCTCCACGTATTAATACCTAGGTTCACTTCAGACCATTTTGCATGGTGTTTACAAGCGACGTTAGGTCACTATTTGCAACATTTAGGACCGTTTGCTGAAATATTCCTCACAGAGCCATAGGGTTAGCGCAATCAGCCGGCCTCGCTGGCGGCTTCTTGCTCCTCAATCTCGGTCTCAATGGCATATTCCTGCGCAAACTCCACCACCACAGGCGAACCGCTGGGTGTCATTGGTGACATAATGCCGGTTTCGTCCGCGGGAATCGCTGCCCGCTGTGTGGTGCGATACAGCGCATAGACCGCGAGGGCGATCAGCAACACCGCCATGAACAGGAAATATCCCGACGGACCAAAGACTGCATCGCTCATGATCCAGCCGGTGATCACCGGCCCGGCAATGGCGCCCAAGCCGTTGATGAACACCAGCCCGCCAGAGGCCGCCGCCATATCATCGTGCTCCAGATAGTCATTGGTATGGGCGATCAGCAGTGAATACAGCGGGTTGGACATGCCACCGATAAAGAAGGCGGCCAGCAACAAAAAGCTGTACGACCCGCCCATCATCATCCCCATGAGCGCAGCCCCGCCGCCCAGAGCCGAGACCACAAGAACCAGAACCCGACGGTCCATCCAGTCTGACATCCAGCCCAGCGGATATTGCAGGACAATGGCACCGATATAGAAGGTGGCAATAAAAATGGAGATCTGCGACAGGGTCAGTCCTGCCTCGGCGGCATAGACCGCGCTC from Phaeobacter sp. G2 encodes the following:
- a CDS encoding DUF924 domain-containing protein — protein: MYGPEDILKFWLDEVGEKGWYLSDEALDETITTRFKETWDAACEGKFSLWLTYPSGTLAYIILMDQFPRNMFRGTGAAFRSDRMALSAAKNAIQRKWDMKIDEPARQFFYMPLMHSENLCDQERCVRLMKERMPESGESNMLHARAHREVIRLFGRFPYRNEALLRHSTEPERDYVSGGGYGATVRNLQATG